A segment of the Spodoptera frugiperda isolate SF20-4 chromosome 29, AGI-APGP_CSIRO_Sfru_2.0, whole genome shotgun sequence genome:
AAGCACAAGTAGCGTGTAGCCTCAAGTCATTCACATTATGGGCCGAGTTAAAGAGCTTTCTAAAGGCCACTTTCGGGGAGAAAAAACACGCCACGCATTTACTATCAGATCTGCAACACTGTAAGCAATTATCAGATGAAGATGTTACCAAATTTTCTTTACGGGTGGAGTCAATATTGACCCGTATACAGTCTGATATACACTATAGTTGTAAAAACAACAAGGAACTGCCTGGCAGAATAGCGGCCATGGAGGACCTTGCCTTAAACACCTTTATGCTAGGGTTAAACTCCTCCATATCAACTATTGTCCGTTGCAAAAACCCTTCTCATCTAAATGAAGCAATACAATATGCTATCGACGAAGAAAAACTGTACAATTTATCGAAATCTAGTGCAAAATcctataaaaattgttttatctgCAATAAACCTGGTCATAATTCATCTGAATgctttaagaataaaaaacgtGACCGAGATTCTAAAATTTACAGTAATACACCGTCTCCTAATACTAGTACTaattccaataataattattatgctaaaaCTTGCAATTATTGCAAAAACATTGGACACACAATTAAAGAGTGTCGCAAGCTTCAATATAATATGAAGCAACGGCAAGCCGCTGACAATGCACAACGTGACCGTAACTCGGCACCCGCAAACTCTAACGACGCAATTACACATACATGTGACAGTATGGCTATAATAAATGATGACAATAATTTAAACTAAGTAAGATTTTGGTACCGTGTCTgccaaaatcaaacaaagttaTAAACGACACGACACCTACCAATTCTACTAACTTTAAATCTCATCCAAAAGAGATGAGATCTTCTAATCTTGCATCTCATCCAAAAGAGATGAGTTCTATTAACTTTAAATCTCATCCAAAAGAGATGAGATCTTCTAATTTCGCATCTCATCCAAAAGAGATGAGTTCTACTAACTTTAAATCTCATCCAAAAGAGATGAGATCTTCTAATTTCGCATCTCATCCAAAAGAGATGAGTTCTACTAACTTTAAATCTCATCCAAAAGAGATGAGATCTTCTAATTTCACATCTCATCCAAAAGAGATGAGTTCTACTAACTTTAAATCTCATCCAAAAGAGATGAGATCTTCTAATTTCGCATCTCATCCAAAAGAGATGAGTTCTACTAACTTTAAATCTCATCCAAAAGAGATGAGATCTTCTAATTTCGCATCTCATCCAAAAGAGATGAGTTCTACCAATCTCGCATCTCATCTAAAAGAGATGAGTTCTACAAAATCTACGCCTCAGTCAATTAAACTAGATTCTACTACGTCTAGTGATTACCCTAAACCTATATATGAAATTAATGACTATTGCAAAAAGGTAGCCTTACCTCATACTTATCTACATACTAATCACGCTCATGAAAAGTTATGTTTCCTTATTGATACAGGATCAACTataagtattgtaaaaaaatcttgtttacAGAACCTTCCAAGCTTATCTACTGAAACTGTAAAATTAAAAGGTATAAACAGTTCAGAAAGTCCAGTCGAAACTTTAGGCACCTTTCAAATGGAGTTCAACTTATCtggaaatatacataaatataagtttCACGTCACTAAGGACGACATAAATCTTCCCAATTATGATGGCATAATTGGTAGTGATTTTtgcagttattttaaaacaaacattgattattctttaaaatcaatttccatattaaattattctattcCTATTATCTATACTCAACCTTCATACAATATTCCAGCTCGGTCCGAAGTAGTTATCGAGTGCACTGTATCAAATTACTCTCCTAATCTTTATCATAACAATGAAGCTCTCATACTAGATCATGTCTTACGTGAAGGCGTTTATGTCGCTAATTGCATGGTATCAATTAAACCTAATAGTAAAACAAATGTGactattttaaatactacaGACTGTGACATTGAATTAAGAGATTATCATGTGACAGCAACGCCCCTTGAACTTGACTATTCAATTATAAGGTCTTATAATATCAATGCTACCTCTTCTTCAAAAAATGATCGTATAAGTAATGTACTAAATCTCATTCGCTGCTCTCATCTCAATGATGAAGAGAAAAAGGCTCTCTTAGAATGTTGCTCCCACTATACAGATATTTTTCATGTCGAAGGTGAACCCTTAACATATACTAATGCTATTGAGCATACTATTAACACAGGCGATGCACCTCCTATTAATGTTAAGTCATATCGCTTCCCTGAATGTCACAAGCAAGAAGTCGATTCCCAAATTCGTAAAATGCTAGATCAAAAAATTATCCAACCTTCAACTTCGCCTTGGAGCGCCCCAGTTTGGGTAGTCCCGAAAAAAATGGACGCTTCCGGTAAACAAAAGTGGAGGATAGTTATCGATTATCGCCGCCTTAATGACGTTACTGTTTCTGAAACCTATCCACTGCCCCTTATCACTGATATTTTAGACCAACTAGGTCATTCCAAATATTTTAGCACCCTGGACCTCGCCAGTGGCTTCCATCAATTGAAAACCTGCCCCAAGGATATGCCCAAAACAGGTTTCACAATTAGCACTAACTCTGATATGTCTGGCCACTATGAATTTACCAGAATGCCTTTCGGGCTGAAAAATGCCCCTGCCACATTCCAACGCCTTATGAACACTGTATTATCAGGTCTACAAGGTCTACATTGCTATGTATACCTTGATGATTGTATCGTCTATAGTCAGAATCTACAAGACCATATACTAAAATTGAAACTTATATTCGAAAAATTTCgcgaatataatttaaaactccAACCAGACAAATGTGAGTTTCTAAGGCATGAAGTAACTTACCTTGGCCATATTATCACCGATAAGGGTGTCTCCCCAAATCCTGAAAAGGTCAGCGCTGTATCACAATTTCCAGTACCCAAAACTCCTAAAAACATTAAGTCATTTCTAGGCCTTATAGGCTACTATCGTAGATTCATTGAAAACTTTTCGAAGCTGACTAAACCACTTACgtctttattaaaaaaggaTGCTGTATTTAGCTGGGACACAGAACAACAACATGCATTTGATATtctaaaagaaaaactaattacTGCCCCTCTTCTACAGTATCCCGATTTTTCCCAGCCTTTTAATGTAACTACTGATGCAAGCAATTATGCAATTGGCGCAGTTTTGTCTCAAGGTCCCGTCGGCAAAGATAAACCGATCGCTTACGCGTCGCGCACTCTAAACAAGCCTGAAGGCAATTATTCAACTACGGAAAAGGAGTTACTAGCTATAATATTCGCCGTAAAAACATTTAGGCCATATTTATAtggtaataaatttaaaataatcactGATCATAGACCCCTCGTGTGGCTATTTAACGTAAAAGATCCGGGTAGCAGACTCATTCGCTGGCGCCTCAAACTCGAGGAGTACGACTATGAAATCGTTTATAAACAAGGTCGTCTCAATTCCAACGCCGATGCGCTATCCCGTTGCCCTGTCAATGCTattgacataaataatttaaataattttacttatgaACAATACTTCAAAGCTCAATTCACAAACCAACTTCCAGTTCCAAATACCATAATTGAGGAATGTATCCAAGGATTACACACATCCAAGTTAAGTACAATAGCTTGCCCAGTCTCTTTAGACTTTGATTACTCTATGCCTCATTGCGAGGAGATACTATCGCAGCTCGATAGTTCTGCTGATTTATTAAATTCCGAACGTGAGCCACTTACAATAAAATgcattaatgataaaaataaaacctacttTTTCTTATATACAAAAGTTAATCACTATGAAGAAACAAATTATAGAGATGTTTATAACTTACTAATGAAACTTAGAAACTTACTAATTGATAGCCAAAATATTACTAGCCTTGCTTTACCGGATTTCACTGATCCATTTTCAAAACTCACGTAtactaaaatttataatatgattTCCTATATTTTTCACGATACGAATATTAAGATCCACATATATAAAAACCAATTAATCTATCCTACTCCAGTAGAAGTTCctaatatattaaaagaaaatcacgACTCTGTTATAGCCGGTCACCCAGGATCACAACGAATGTATTCACGCATTAAAGCTGCATATTATTGGAAGGGCATGCGGTCCGACATCGAAAAATATGTTAAGAAATGCAAACTTTGCCAAATTAATAAACCTTTGAGGAAATCAAACAAAGCTCCGATGGAGATAACTTCCACATCTACCAGACCCTTCGAAAGATTAGCACTTGATGTCGTAGGTCCATTACCCGATGCGGGTTCCCAGAACTTTAGGTTCATCTTAACCTTACAAGATGACTTAACTAAATTTACTAGCGCTTACCCAATGGTTACAACCACTAGTGAAGAAATAGCTAGAAACCTTGTTCATTTTATGTCTCTTTCTGGCTTTCCTAAAACCATTCTAACAGACTTAGGTACTTGTTTTACATCcgaattatttaaacaattaacCACAATACTAAAAGTCAAAGCCCTTTTTACTACTCCATACCACCCACAAACTAATGGAGCTCTTGAGCGCTCACATGCCACTCTAAAAGAATACTTAAAAtcttttgttaatgaaaatcAGAATGATTGGCACTCTTATTTATTCACTGCAATCTTAGCTTATAATACTACTCCTCACAGTACCACTAACTTTACTCCCTATGAGTTATTATATGGCTACAAGCCATCCATTCCAACCTCGTTATACCAAAGCTCCGGCAACACATACAACGAATATATTCGAGCTTTACAATATAGAATGCGCTATAGTCGTGAAAAGGccgttcaaaatattttaaatagtaaagAAAGATCAAAACGATATTACGACGCAAACTCACGCGATATTACTTATAAAGTAGGAGATATGGTTTATCTCAAACACCACCATAGGCTTCGTAAGGCCTTATCACCTATATGGAAAGGcccttacaaaattataaaagtacaCAATAAACATAACGTTACCCTACAAGTAGGCCGTAGGGCTGTTAAATACCATACCAATGAAATTAAGCCCGCCACGTCCTAAtctatttactatatttattttcagaataaTATGCTGCCACGGCATTTCATGCCTCGGCCGCACCGAATCAAGCATCGTCCCGATCTATCATAGCCCCGGGATTTACTTTGAACCTACAACCAATATTAACTTCTATACTGATCATTGGAAAGTGATCACGCATGTAGATTTAGTTTCATTAGAACCTTATCTTAACAAAATCGAATTTCTGTTACAAGATACTCTGAAATTGTGCGACAAAATTGTACCAAAGGAGGAAAGCACATGTAAGGATATGTCTATCCCTATTGAAGTTTTAATACAGTCCAATTCTATTAAATTGCAATCATTATCCCacattatttcaaatcaatcaaCAAATAAAGTTAAGCGATCTTTAGAATTTGGAGGCGAAATCTTAAAGTTCTTTTTCGGCACATTAGATGCCGATGACGCCCGAAAATATGACGCTGCAATAGAGTCAAGCAAAAAGAGTGAAACAGAACTATTTCATTTAATGAGGGATAATATTCACATTGTCAAGTccactataaataattttaacactaCTATTTACAAACTTAATCAAAACGAGATGAAATTAAATGCCCAAATTAATAagatgaatgaaatattttcgcaAATTACGAAGACGGATAACTTATTACTATACACTTCAAAGTTAAACAACCTTCTTAATATTATCGAAGGTTCTTTACTTTCCATTTCCAATTTACTAGATACTACTCTTaactctattttattttctaaggtTAATATACTACACcctagtgttataagtcctttaaatctttatttagaaTTAACTAAGCATAGTAGTCAAATAAGCAAAAGGTTAGATTTCCCAGTTCCCTTAGCGATTCAAAATATTCATTCTATAATTGATGTTTCGGAATTTAGTTCTTATTACTATAATAAcaaggttatttttatattacaaatccCTTTAATAACTCCTGATAAGTTCATGgcctataaaaatataccattgCAATGTCGTGAGTTAGGGAGCGCAATAATGAGACGTGTTGATCTTATGAATATCTTTAATTTACTAAACTTATACGACTAACTTACACTACTTATAGGgacgaggtgtcacacacactacacctCCCCcgttttttggaaaaaaaaatattgaaatacattgtTTTTTGGAAATTGAAACCTAaggaaaaaaaactaaatatattaacTTAACCGCACTGTTGAcaattgttacaaaatgttgaattctattatctatttatctcttttacatattttatttttcatataatcaatttcaatttcatatttaaattttcCGTTAATATAAGCCCTCATTACCTTTATAACTAGGTacacattaatacattttatttaacttatttcacTACCATTGTCGTAaggtacatacattatattatacacaTGTGAGCACATTACATTTATACAGGACTCTCCGGTACctgcttttcattttatttatttcattatattattcacCATTCTTCATTTCTTCATTATACCTATGTGTgctcactttatttatttattcattctatAATTTAGTGTCAATATTTAAGGTTTCTATTGACCTCCAATAGATTCTCACAGAGAGAGCTCGTCTACACCATGATCGAACTAAGGACATGACCACTAAACTGTACCTTACCatgtgtacctattatatttatttattacttatcatTTAACTATCACAAACCAACATAACACAATCTAATTGAATTGCTTGGTTGACAAAATTATACGTTGTCCTTAGGTGATCAGCCTTCAGTCACACGCCAAAACTTGTGTACCAAGTCATTCCAAATTATCTAAAaccaaacttacaaacttttacaaacaatgaaCACATTCCAAAGCTTTGCTGATATCAAATTTCATtcatctaatttattaatttcataagacAAAACCAAAGTGCAGTTGTTATTGTTACTCGGTGTCAAGTAACACGATTCTTCCAATACAATCTGACACTCGGTATGACATCATCTACCTATATGGGCATGGGAACATTCCTTCGATCCCTATTATTGATGCTATGCATActatataattacaaaattttacattatttcggcagagaaaaaaaatattacttacagaatttactaaacaaaaaaatgatTGTCAACAGGCGTGAACTATACTAAAAACTTAAGTAccattctaaaaaaaacatagcgctaaaattatctaattataataatccttacatgaatataatattgggcccctaataatattttaattttatatttatttactaattagtgTCCATATTCACTCACTtatcacattattatataaaaataaaacacactacACTATTTGAGTCCGGTTACTCCATTCTGCGTGGCTAGGGTAGCGGAGATACTCTCAGACGCTACCTGGCCGGCTACATCTCCCGGCTCCATCCCATACGACACCAACAGCTCCCTGCAGGTCCTCATCTGGCTGCGACATCACCCGGCAGCCAGCAATTCCACTTTTTCACTGTTATGCACTTTTAGCCCACAAATTTTTGGGGtcttaatagtttttattttataaaatccaTACTTTTACACTGTACTCGTGCTCAGCGCTGCCCGCGTGGCAGCACTGGCAGGGTCGCCATGCAATGACGTGAGTTAGGGAGCAAATAATGAGACGTGTTGATCTTATGAATATCTTTAATTGACTAACTTATACGACTAACTTACACTACTTATAGGGACGAGGTGTCACACACTACACCACTACCTACACCTCATGACGACTCACATAATACTTTTGCTTTGATTCAACCTTCTTATTCTTATATTGCATTAAGCGATGACAGAATGCATTATGCTATGTTGGACACTCttgataaatgtaaaataataaatagcaatCTTTCTATTTGTGAATTGAATAATATATACTCATGTATAAGTAACCCTAATTGTGAATCTAGAATCTTAACTGAAATAACATTGTCATTACCTACAGAATGTAATGCTAAATTATTGTATGGTCAGATTGATATTtggcaaaaattaaaaaataacaaatggaTATATGttcaatcaaaaacaaataaattgacaattaaATGTGATGAAAACATTGATGATCACTCAATTACCGGTACAGGAATTGTAAAACTATCACCTAATTGTATCGGGTATTCGAAAACTGTGCAATTAATACCTACTAGTTCTTACTCTTTATTTACTAAGTCTCCTTTAGATATAAGATTTGATATTACAGCAGATGACTGTTGTAAGAAAgacatatttaataaaagtttaccGCACTTGTCGCCGATCTCTTTGAGTAAAATCAACTTAGATTCTCTAAAATATGCAACGCATCAGATGGACAGCTTAGAGCAAGAATTAAATAACTTGGAAAAGGAAtctcattttattaaatatggtCCTTACTACTCtacttttacttatattttagttatatgtttatttttatacctagcttataaattatacaaatattttaagaataaacATTGTTCCAGTGCTGGATGCTGTGTGCAAATTTTTAATCAATGCTATAATCATAAATCTAAACGTAAAtctaatatttcaaagaatGTTGAGATGACGGAAGTACCTTCAACCTCTGAAGAAGACAATAAGTCTGTTCAGTCTTTGCCTGTTCAATACCCAAATTATAGATCTACTTGTAAAGTGAATAAAGTTAAATTTCCGTCAGATAGAAaccttaatttttaatataatcttaactattattttactatttgttaactttcaTTTAGAATTATTACTTGTTTATAATTAAGTGTAAAATGTCTCTTTTAATGGTCACATCTTCGATATTATGAACTTCGCTTCATCTTGATGAGATAAAGCTTCGTTTAAGAGGGGGAGCTGTTATAACCCTTATTACAAGGCAGTAAGGTCTAAATCAACTTACACTATCAAACAACGTATTTTTCCACGAATAACATTGCATCTTTATGCTGAGCATTCATTTTTACAGAATACAgtagaattatatttttccattattcAGTTAGATTCTGGACGCTCTCACGTCACTGTCGCGTAACACATACTTACTATTAATCTCTGAACTATTAAAAGGGACATTGTTGGAAATCATACCTAAAAACTTTTGTGTGTGTGGTTTATTAAAGTGGTTCTACAGAAAattgtcttttgtttcttttaaaaaaaggacaGACGGGGTCGGCCTGGTAACAGAACGTTTCGAGgcttcccgacacgcagaccgtattcgaacgtgtcgaggcttcccAACACAcagaccgtattcgaacgtgtcgaggcttcccgacacgcagaccgtattcgaacgtgtcgaggcttcccgacacgcagaccgtattcgaacgtgtcgaggcttcccAACACGGTGACCGTAATCATCCGTGCTGAGGCATTCAACAAGCAGAGTGCATCATACAAGTGAGGTTCACCATTTAGATAATATTCGTACTAATGAGCCTTGCATAACTGTCAACATTATGAGGTCAACTTTCTTACTTAAAATGCGGCACATGTTTCAGGGCTCCACTCACCCCGCCACGGCACAATGAACTGAACAGCAGCCTGCGTTGTTTTACCATAACTGCCGCCGAGCAAACGTAGCGTGTAACGGCCACTAGGTAGAACTTCCACCACCTTGTATGGGCCGCGCATGCCGGAGTCGAGTTTCCCTGCCAACTGAGAGTATTTGATTACAAAGACCAAGTCATCAACATTGAATTGGCGTGGTGTACTCCGTCGCTGGTTAACTTGATCGTCTTGCTTGATTTGGTTGTTACTGAGGAGTTCTCGGGCTCTGCTTCTTGTGATTTCACGCAGTGCCTCTCTGTTAGGTGCCAAACCCTCGATTGCCACATCACGTACTAGCGCTCGAACCACAGGAGTTGTAGATTCTGTGCCTATTAGAAGATTCAAGGGAGATACCTGCGTAGTCTTCTGTCTTGTGATGTTCAGCACCAGTTGTAGTTTCCACAGAGTTTCCGTCCACTGCAGATTTTTGTGGTTGGCTTGGATGCGTAACATGTTGAGTATTGTCCGCATGTACCTTTCCGCTTGACCATTTGCCTGGTGCATCTCTGGCGTGATGTAGTGCAGGTTGCAGCCGAATTCGTTAATCCATGCCACGAATTCTTTAGACTCGAACATACGTCCTTTGTCCGTGACCATAAGTTTTGGCACCCCAAACAAGGAGATAGCCTGAGTAATGACGCGTTTAAGTTCCGTAGAATCTTGTCGGTAAATAGGGTAGAGAATCCTGCCAAGCCTAAAAGTTGTCGCACCTGCTTTACGTTCTCGGGAGGCAAAGAGCTGACTAAGGCTTCCACTTTCCGTGGACTCGGCCTAACCTGACCTGACGTTATGAGTCTACCTAAATATTCGATTTCAGTAACCAGAAACGAACATTTGGCCAGATTTATTGAAAAACCAGCTATTATGAGAATTCTAAGTACCTTACGCAACAGTTCAATTCCCTCGTGTACCGTATTACTCAGAAGGAGGACGTCATCGACATAAACTAACACGTTACCCTCATTAATATGTGCGCGAAGGGTGTTATTGATGATGCGCTGGTAAACTACTGGAGAATTGGCTAGACCAAAAGGCATTTTGACATATTCGAAGTGTTCTTCTGGTGTTACAAACCCTGTCAGGTGTATACATTCCTCTTTCAAAGGGATCTGGTGGAAACCAGTAGCCATATCGAGACAGGAAAAGAATTTATAACTGCCTAACCTATCAATGTGATCGTCTATTAGTGGGAGCGGGTAACGGTCTTTCACAGTTATACGATTTAGTGCCCTAAAATCTACGCAAAGTCTGTCCGACCCATCGCGTTTCCTCACTAGGATGATTGGACTCGCGTATTCAGATTTAGAACGTCTAATGATTCCTTTCTCTAAATATTTCCCGTACTTTAAGTTTTTCGGAATACGAGAGCCTATACGGTTTATAAACGACAGGAGTAGAACTGGTAAGCCTTATTTCCATTTCTCCTGTTCGGACTGTAGTTACAGCGGTCCCTTTTATTAAGAACTCCAAAAAATCATTTATGACAGACAGCTTTCCAATTCTACACCCCTTAAAAGTGTATTCAGTTTTAACTCAACACTTTTATCGATAGCGTTAACCTCTTTATTAATCATGTCTGTGCGCGTAAGATATTGTCTATCTTTAGTTCGAATGTAATACGTCATACGTCGCCGTCGCGATTTAATACGTCAGTTCCAATTATGATAGGCGCATTCATAAAAGATGCTGGAACTATTACTAAATCTACTTCAATCGAGATGTCGAAATTAGACACATAATAATGTTGCGACCTTGAGGGTTGCATCGTTTTAATTGCCTGCATCAAAGCATTAGCAAGGGTAGACGCTTCAGAACAGGGGGTACTAGACTCCATGGACTGCTGTCGCGGCGCAACCTTTTCTGGTATAGCAGTAACGATTGTAGGCAAGGTATCGGTATTATGAGCAGAGCACGCCTCATCGTTAGAAGAACGTATTGAACGCGAGTGTGATCTCGACCGGTCGTGAGGAGCACTACGAGAGCGATCCCTACTACGCAATTCGCACCTAACACGAGTACGCGACCGATGCACTTCAGTATTGCGAGAATCATGTTGATCTCGGACACGCAAGCCATCTCGCGAAGTTCGTTGTCTGTCGCTCGAATTGCGGTTTGATCTAACCTCACTACGGTCGCGAGACCTACGAGAAGTATGCCGATCTCGATTACGCGAATCGCCTCTGGAGGGGCGCCTCCGTGGACTAGGCATCCTTGTACGTCTCGTAAATACAGTTAACAACAgcaattaaacacaaaaatagtaaaaagaaagaaaactgaAGTAAGCAGTAGTTGTAAACAAAGCAAAGTTTAAAAGTTAACGGTTTTCTTGTTTTCAACTGATTTACAAATTCAAAAGCAAATTAACGTTAGTGTGGGCTTATAAGTCCtttatcccacttctgattttAGGTTCAGAagtagaattttattaaaaaaaataaatacaatcgaCAAGAAgccgtttatttttaaatcttacaaattttaatcaatacaacataacaattaatcaaatactgcaaacttcaataattaaacaaaacgatTGGAAAAATGGCTTACGTGACCTTAATAACGACCAACACAGATTATCACAACCCTTCCGTACAATCCGAGAGCTGGCGAGCAAATAGGAGCATTTCTTATTAACAACCTCCTTTCATAGACTACTTCAGGGTAGATAGAAACTCATTACATGATAGATAGAAACTCcttacaatatatttaattaaaactatgacAGGTACTTTAACACCAGTGAAATGGAATAAAAAAGGACTACATGAGTAAGTAGGCGTCAAAAGAAGaagaaacaatgaatttattatctTAACCGTACATATTAATGGCATCATAAACCTGTCTTGTTGGTCCCACCCCAAGCAAGGACTTGTCATCTTTTACAAATTATGTGaatgctttttttaataacCTAGCACTTATTTGgtttattacctacctacaacgCGTTTCAGACGtcacttgaaaaaaaaaaaagttaataataacgCTGTTATTATCAACATTAAGATTGAGGTAAGTAAATATGGTACTTACAATGGAAGATTTAcgaataaataagtacttaatttgtATCGTATGTTtatcttattcttattttattttacagttcaCGCGATTACATTTAAACAACAAGCATGCGCATTACAGTGATGcaaccacatttttttaaaccaataaaACCCAATATCTCTTCGTTTTAGCTGTCGTATCAAGTAACTAGAGTCTCcttcaaatgtttttgtttcacaagacataataaaatgttcctATCAAATTGTACCTAAGCACATAAGTAGACACAATCTCATAACCTTCCAAATCTTCCTCCCAACATCCGTGAGACCAAAATAACATTACAGGTTGAGACCTCAAATCAGTAGGTAAACCACGGATACCTTGTAAAATTGGGTAACATGACATGTTTAAAATGCACAGCACGAAAATCTTTGTGCATGGCTGACAACAAACGAGTAAACACAGACTTTGACGTTCGGTACACAACTACAgcatgacgtcacgccttttaattcCTGAAGGGTTAAAAGGCATATATGCAGTGTATCACCCAATTTTTACTTGTTAGTTATGAGTCCGTTGTAGGTAATAGCGggtaaaacctttttttttaaaggaaagaACCCCCTTTTAAGTGATGTTCTAAGTAATAAGTAGTATTAGAACTTTGCAGTACCTAAACTAGAATATATTCTGGTTTGATACCAGAGAACTCCCACTTGGGAACGAGCCAGACAAGAACATTACgactacctacataattatgttgatattgGAATGAATGTGGTCGATGATCGAATGAGGAGTTCGTCATTATTTTGTATGATgagataaagtaaataaaattaaatgattctttgatcgagtggttacaagtgcaATAACCGGTCAAGGGATTTAGTCCCTGAGTAAGATTGCCAACTTTTTTCTAagaatttaagtaggtatatttaggACGGGTGTTGTGTATTagatttcaagtgtgggagagccatgcttcggcacgaatgggccggctcgaccggagtgataccatggcctagttaataattttctgtccctatttctcCCTTGCCCTTCCATAAGA
Coding sequences within it:
- the LOC118271906 gene encoding uncharacterized protein LOC118271906 isoform X1, coding for MKLSPPRPNLFTIFIFRIICCHGISCLGRTESSIVPIYHSPGIYFEPTTNINFYTDHWKVITHVDLVSLEPYLNKIEFLLQDTLKLCDKIVPKEESTCKDMSIPIEVLIQSNSIKLQSLSHIISNQSTNKVKRSLEFGGEILKFFFGTLDADDARKYDAAIESSKKSETELFHLMRDNIHIVKSTINNFNTTIYKLNQNEMKLNAQINKMNEIFSQITKTDNLLLYTSKLNNLLNIIEGSLLSISNLLDTTLNSILFSKVNILHPSVISPLNLYLELTKHSSQISKRLDFPVPLAIQNIHSIIDVSEFSSYYYNNKVIFILQIPLITPDKFMAYKNIPLQCRELGSAIMRRVDLMNIFNLLNLYD
- the LOC118271906 gene encoding uncharacterized protein LOC118271906 isoform X2 → MQVPTAVIVLLIICCHGISCLGRTESSIVPIYHSPGIYFEPTTNINFYTDHWKVITHVDLVSLEPYLNKIEFLLQDTLKLCDKIVPKEESTCKDMSIPIEVLIQSNSIKLQSLSHIISNQSTNKVKRSLEFGGEILKFFFGTLDADDARKYDAAIESSKKSETELFHLMRDNIHIVKSTINNFNTTIYKLNQNEMKLNAQINKMNEIFSQITKTDNLLLYTSKLNNLLNIIEGSLLSISNLLDTTLNSILFSKVNILHPSVISPLNLYLELTKHSSQISKRLDFPVPLAIQNIHSIIDVSEFSSYYYNNKVIFILQIPLITPDKFMAYKNIPLQCRELGSAIMRRVDLMNIFNLLNLYD